A stretch of the Thiomicrorhabdus indica genome encodes the following:
- the hflK gene encoding FtsH protease activity modulator HflK yields MAWNEPGKPGQDPWGNSGNSGNNGGDKRPPNKNGNGDLDELLKKVQGVFGNGGGSSSGGGIGGILIFSVIVIVWLLSGIYIVDPAERGVVTRFGAFVDETKAGPHWHMPYPIENVRIVNVDQIRTAEIGYRSDARNRAGNVPMESLMLTRDENIVDIKIAVQYQIQSANEYLFSTSDPDQTLRAVTESALREVVGQSRMDFVLTEGRNEVVERVKELAQERLSGYVTGLMITSVNLQDAQPPEQVQAAFADVVKAREDRERLINEAEAYANEILPIARGKAARELEEASAYHDQVIARAEGEAARFDSIVTEYQKAPEVTRNRLYIDAVANVLGKTSKVFVGSESSNNLLYLPLDKMVGSQTQVPFKLNDPTATNVAVPSDAPKNNQAVKNTQNIRDYLKNRELR; encoded by the coding sequence ATGGCTTGGAATGAACCGGGTAAACCAGGGCAAGACCCTTGGGGGAATTCTGGAAATTCAGGAAACAACGGTGGAGATAAACGACCACCAAATAAAAATGGCAATGGCGACCTTGATGAGCTTCTAAAAAAAGTTCAAGGTGTGTTTGGAAATGGTGGCGGCTCTTCCTCAGGTGGAGGAATTGGCGGTATTCTGATTTTCAGTGTCATTGTAATTGTTTGGTTGCTTTCTGGTATTTACATCGTTGATCCTGCGGAACGTGGTGTTGTCACGCGTTTTGGTGCTTTTGTTGATGAAACCAAAGCCGGTCCTCATTGGCATATGCCTTATCCGATTGAGAATGTCCGCATTGTTAACGTTGACCAAATCCGTACTGCAGAAATTGGTTATCGTTCTGATGCTCGTAACCGTGCAGGAAATGTACCAATGGAATCGCTCATGCTGACGCGAGATGAAAACATTGTCGACATCAAAATTGCCGTTCAATACCAAATCCAAAGTGCGAACGAATATCTATTCTCTACATCAGATCCTGATCAAACGCTGCGTGCAGTTACTGAATCAGCGCTTCGTGAAGTGGTCGGTCAAAGCCGAATGGACTTTGTGTTAACAGAAGGCCGTAACGAAGTGGTTGAACGTGTTAAAGAGCTTGCCCAAGAACGTTTGAGTGGTTACGTCACCGGTCTAATGATTACTTCTGTGAACTTACAGGATGCTCAGCCACCGGAACAAGTTCAAGCAGCATTTGCGGATGTGGTGAAGGCACGTGAGGACCGTGAACGTCTAATCAATGAAGCCGAAGCTTACGCAAATGAAATTCTTCCTATTGCACGAGGTAAGGCGGCGCGTGAATTAGAAGAGGCCAGCGCATACCATGATCAAGTTATCGCCCGTGCAGAAGGTGAGGCGGCGCGTTTTGATAGTATCGTTACCGAATATCAAAAAGCGCCGGAAGTGACTCGTAATCGTCTATACATTGATGCGGTTGCTAATGTGTTAGGCAAAACGAGTAAAGTGTTTGTCGGCTCTGAGAGCTCAAATAATTTACTCTACCTTCCATTGGATAAAATGGTTGGAAGTCAAACACAGGTGCCTTTTAAGTTGAATGATCCAACAGCAACTAATGTTGCCGTTCCGAGCGATGCACCTAAAAATAATCAAGCGGTAAAAAATACCCAAAATATTCGTGATTACTTGAAGAATAGGGAGTTACGTTAA
- the hflC gene encoding protease modulator HflC, which produces MKTVLSILIGAILFIGSNSVYTVNEWETGVVLRLGEIVESDVQPGLHFKTPFVNNVRKFDSRLQTLDSAPERFLTSEKKNLMVDTFVKWRIQDVDKFYTTMNGDNRLAGMRLGQIVKDGLRAEFGNRTVKEVISAERVEIAQKITEATALAASSFGIKIEDVRIKRIDLAQDISDSVYRRMEAERTRVAKDLRSKGAEAAEKIRADADRQRVVILADAYSQAEMIRGRGDAKATEIYANAYQKDSEFYSFYHSLNAYQSSFKDKSDVMVVDPNSDFFKYFNQRSQQQ; this is translated from the coding sequence ATGAAAACAGTTTTATCGATTCTTATTGGTGCCATTCTGTTTATCGGTAGTAACTCCGTTTATACAGTGAACGAGTGGGAAACCGGTGTTGTGCTTCGTCTAGGGGAAATCGTCGAATCGGATGTTCAACCTGGTTTGCATTTCAAAACGCCATTTGTAAACAACGTACGTAAGTTTGATTCACGTTTGCAAACGCTTGATTCAGCGCCTGAGCGTTTCCTGACGAGCGAAAAGAAAAATCTTATGGTGGATACGTTTGTTAAGTGGCGTATTCAAGATGTGGATAAATTCTACACAACGATGAACGGTGACAATCGTTTGGCAGGGATGCGTCTTGGTCAAATTGTAAAAGATGGTCTTCGTGCAGAGTTCGGTAATCGTACTGTAAAAGAGGTTATCTCTGCTGAACGTGTCGAAATTGCGCAAAAAATTACGGAAGCGACAGCGTTGGCTGCATCTTCATTCGGTATTAAAATTGAAGATGTTCGCATTAAACGTATAGACCTTGCTCAAGATATTTCCGATTCGGTTTATCGCCGTATGGAAGCAGAGCGTACTCGTGTTGCCAAAGACCTTCGTTCAAAAGGGGCGGAAGCTGCGGAAAAAATTCGCGCGGATGCTGATCGCCAGCGAGTGGTTATCTTAGCTGATGCGTATTCACAAGCAGAAATGATTCGCGGTCGAGGTGATGCGAAAGCGACTGAGATTTACGCAAATGCTTATCAGAAAGATTCAGAGTTTTATTCTTTCTATCACAGTTTGAATGCTTACCAGAGTTCATTTAAAGATAAGTCAGATGTGATGGTGGTTGACCCGAATTCTGATTTCTTTAAATACTTCAATCAAAGAAGTCAACAACAATAG
- a CDS encoding DUF2065 domain-containing protein: protein MTEVLIAAIALLFIFEGLLPFVAPSLWQKVMREASEMPENSLRIMGFASIVIGLVLLLFFSESN from the coding sequence ATGACAGAAGTTCTGATCGCAGCCATTGCGTTGTTATTTATTTTTGAAGGCTTATTGCCTTTTGTGGCACCTAGTCTATGGCAAAAAGTCATGCGGGAAGCTTCAGAAATGCCCGAAAATAGTTTACGAATAATGGGGTTTGCCTCAATAGTGATTGGTTTGGTTTTGCTACTATTTTTTAGTGAATCTAACTGA
- a CDS encoding ATP phosphoribosyltransferase regulatory subunit — translation MQQSTWFTPEGLEDLLPEEAQKLEFYRRKLVDGFHLSGYSLVLPPIAEFTDSLLTGTARHMAVDTCRFTDQESGKMMGVRADMTPQVARIVSNRLKASDRISRLCYVGEVLKTRNNKAKGSRSPIQVGAEIFGHKGVQSDIEIVELMLDSMKNLNLDVKLSLGHVGIVDELMSKAGLTSQQSSLLIDILERKAIPEYEVFVSGLNLDSALQDVFTVLPHLCGDAKSVIEKAKTLISPLSETCSSDVNQLEDMIKHLSELYPVHIHLDLSDIRGYQYHTGLIFAVYSTCGYLLPIAKGGRYDNIGSDFGLAIPATGFSLDLRATLDLLPNVTNSNAQTVYAPAKTSKALQDKVEQLKSKRIQVIKVYSDQEIPAGSQRLIEDSGHWKLV, via the coding sequence ATGCAGCAATCCACTTGGTTCACTCCGGAAGGTTTAGAAGATCTTTTGCCAGAAGAAGCGCAAAAGTTAGAATTTTATCGTCGTAAGTTAGTCGATGGTTTTCATCTTTCAGGTTATAGCCTAGTTCTCCCGCCCATTGCGGAATTTACCGATTCACTCCTAACGGGTACGGCTCGCCATATGGCGGTAGATACTTGCCGTTTTACTGACCAAGAGAGCGGAAAAATGATGGGAGTTCGTGCAGATATGACCCCTCAAGTTGCGCGTATCGTCAGTAATCGTCTAAAGGCTTCAGATAGAATTTCACGACTTTGTTATGTCGGTGAAGTGTTAAAAACACGAAACAACAAAGCGAAAGGGTCTCGCAGCCCTATTCAAGTCGGTGCTGAGATATTTGGTCACAAGGGTGTGCAAAGTGATATTGAGATTGTTGAGTTAATGCTTGATAGCATGAAGAACTTAAATCTTGACGTCAAACTTAGTCTTGGGCATGTTGGAATTGTTGATGAATTGATGTCTAAAGCTGGTTTAACAAGCCAACAAAGTTCTCTGCTTATCGATATTCTCGAACGAAAAGCAATTCCTGAATATGAAGTCTTTGTCAGTGGATTGAACCTTGATAGTGCACTTCAAGATGTTTTTACGGTTCTACCCCATCTTTGTGGTGATGCTAAATCAGTCATTGAGAAAGCAAAAACGTTAATCAGTCCTTTATCTGAAACTTGTTCTTCTGATGTTAATCAGTTGGAAGACATGATTAAGCATCTCTCTGAGCTTTATCCTGTACACATCCATTTGGACTTGTCTGACATTCGTGGTTATCAGTATCACACAGGTTTGATCTTTGCTGTTTATAGCACATGTGGTTACCTGCTTCCTATTGCCAAAGGTGGGCGTTATGACAACATCGGTTCGGACTTTGGGCTGGCGATTCCTGCAACTGGGTTTAGTTTGGATTTGCGTGCAACATTGGATTTGTTACCGAATGTCACCAATAGTAATGCTCAAACGGTTTATGCACCAGCGAAAACCTCAAAAGCGTTACAGGATAAAGTGGAGCAATTGAAGTCAAAGCGCATTCAAGTGATTAAAGTCTACAGTGACCAAGAGATACCGGCCGGTAGCCAAAGACTGATTGAAGACTCAGGTCATTGGAAGCTTGTTTAA
- a CDS encoding adenylosuccinate synthase: protein MTKRNIVVVGTQWGDEGKGKIVDLLTDRVAAVVRFQGGHNAGHTLVIDGHKTVLHLIPSGILREDVECFIGNGVVLAPDALEKEVAQLEEGGLNVKSRLKISDACPLILDYHVALDQARESARGKKAIGTTGRGIGPAYEDKVARRGLRAGDFRNMESMKVKLAETLEFHNFALENYYKAEKVDFDVVWEKCQRYAKLIVPMLADIPDLIAQYNKQGKNLMFEGAQGTLLDIDQGTYPYVTSSNTTAGGAASGAGIGPTELDYVLGITKAYATRVGGGPFPTELQYNCDTDEGDAIGKILGTRGHEFGATTGRQRRCGWFDAVALRRSAQINGLTGICLTKLDVMDTLEEVKICVSYEKEGQKVNLPPTSAEEYEVCQPVYVTMPGWKTSTVGIESWEALPQAAKDYIQFVEEQVGVKVSILSTGPDRSETLVLDDPFA from the coding sequence ATGACAAAACGCAATATTGTTGTCGTCGGTACCCAATGGGGTGATGAAGGAAAAGGTAAGATCGTTGATCTTCTTACGGATCGCGTTGCTGCGGTAGTTCGATTCCAAGGTGGTCATAATGCTGGACACACATTGGTAATTGATGGCCATAAAACCGTACTGCATTTGATTCCTTCAGGGATTCTTCGAGAAGACGTGGAATGCTTCATTGGAAACGGTGTGGTATTAGCCCCGGATGCTTTGGAAAAAGAAGTCGCTCAACTTGAAGAAGGTGGCTTAAACGTTAAAAGTCGTTTGAAAATCAGTGATGCATGTCCGTTAATTTTGGATTATCACGTTGCACTTGATCAAGCTCGAGAATCAGCTCGTGGTAAAAAAGCGATTGGTACAACAGGGCGAGGAATTGGTCCAGCCTACGAAGATAAAGTCGCTCGTCGTGGTTTGCGTGCTGGTGATTTTCGTAATATGGAATCAATGAAAGTAAAACTTGCAGAAACGCTAGAGTTCCATAATTTTGCGTTGGAAAACTACTACAAGGCAGAAAAAGTTGATTTTGATGTCGTTTGGGAAAAGTGTCAGCGTTATGCTAAGTTGATTGTTCCAATGCTTGCGGATATTCCAGACTTGATTGCTCAGTACAACAAGCAAGGCAAAAACCTAATGTTTGAGGGCGCTCAAGGAACCTTGCTGGATATTGACCAAGGAACATACCCTTATGTGACATCATCGAATACGACAGCTGGTGGTGCAGCGTCCGGAGCAGGGATTGGGCCAACTGAATTAGACTACGTGTTAGGAATTACAAAAGCTTATGCAACACGTGTTGGTGGTGGGCCATTCCCAACGGAATTACAGTACAACTGCGATACCGATGAAGGCGATGCCATTGGTAAAATTCTTGGAACACGTGGGCATGAGTTTGGGGCAACCACTGGTCGTCAACGCCGTTGCGGCTGGTTTGATGCAGTTGCTCTACGACGTTCAGCTCAAATTAATGGTCTTACAGGCATCTGTTTAACCAAGCTAGACGTTATGGACACTTTGGAAGAAGTTAAAATATGTGTCTCTTATGAAAAAGAGGGGCAGAAAGTCAACTTACCGCCTACAAGCGCTGAGGAATATGAAGTTTGTCAGCCAGTTTATGTGACTATGCCAGGTTGGAAAACTTCAACGGTTGGTATTGAGTCTTGGGAAGCTTTACCTCAAGCTGCAAAAGATTACATTCAATTTGTTGAAGAACAGGTTGGTGTCAAAGTTTCGATTCTTTCAACGGGTCCAGACCGTTCAGAGACTCTCGTGCTTGATGACCCATTTGCGTAA
- a CDS encoding response regulator, with protein MKKILYVDDAASMRKLVGLVLGKTYDLTIVENGAEALQEATQQKFDAVISDINMPVMNGLEFLEKFRAMPENQFTPILMMTTEASPEMKQQGRDLGATGWIVKPFDPEKLSGLIERACS; from the coding sequence ATGAAAAAAATCCTTTATGTGGATGATGCTGCGTCAATGCGCAAATTAGTGGGGTTGGTATTGGGAAAAACTTACGATTTAACCATTGTTGAGAATGGAGCAGAAGCTTTACAAGAAGCAACTCAACAAAAGTTTGATGCCGTTATTTCTGACATCAATATGCCTGTAATGAATGGCTTAGAGTTTCTAGAAAAATTTCGTGCTATGCCTGAAAATCAGTTCACGCCGATTCTAATGATGACAACCGAAGCCAGTCCAGAAATGAAACAACAAGGCCGAGATCTTGGAGCAACAGGTTGGATTGTTAAACCATTTGATCCTGAAAAACTTAGTGGTTTAATTGAACGAGCCTGTTCTTAG
- a CDS encoding SurA N-terminal domain-containing protein has protein sequence MLQSIRDHAQGWIAWVIVGLIILTFALFGIEQYAQGDKNVAVAEVNGEEVGANEFMSLYNRQKLRLQQQFGDMYDSVVKDEQLREQVLDALIESELIRQWSEENKMLISDPQLAASIQSAQIFQKDGKFDEATYNEVLSRNGLNVARFEYEQRQFLIESQFSNLTQASAFTTDWEVEQLAKLQGQERQVNYLRIDQRPFLKTAVVSDDEIKAFYEENSTAYIIPEKVKIDYVELSQAELAKKIAYTDDDLQSFYDKNKGLFSTPEKRQARHILIRVDAAAGETLEQAEKTIKEIQDKLAAGEEFAELAKAYSQDPGSAATGGDLGSFEQGMMVTEFDDAVFSMKEGQTSEPVKTDFGLHLIKLEKIIPLSVKPLAEVKADVITQFQNQEAEKEYFELLEQMNTLVYEQGDSLAPVAEALGLKVSTTEFFGREGGLGSSDKVTSNGKVIKAAFSDLVLKDGLNSEAIEMSPKDSVAIRLNEYQPERQQALSEVSEDIKAELTREKAVNEAKALAESILVKLQEGELPESVAQDGIEWHQVGWIDRNSQQLLPQMVQAFFSVKKPVEGQAEWKLFQLSTGDTTLLQVTGVKSNEMAEEAKAPLMEAFNELNANSELNARLQMMKANAEIRKLDNYLTIK, from the coding sequence ATGTTGCAATCAATACGTGATCATGCTCAAGGATGGATCGCTTGGGTGATCGTCGGGTTAATTATTTTGACATTTGCTCTATTTGGAATTGAGCAATATGCGCAAGGTGATAAAAACGTTGCGGTCGCAGAAGTAAACGGTGAGGAAGTCGGGGCGAATGAGTTTATGAGCCTTTATAACCGTCAGAAACTTCGACTTCAGCAACAGTTTGGCGATATGTATGATTCTGTTGTCAAAGATGAGCAGCTTCGTGAACAAGTTTTGGATGCGTTGATTGAAAGTGAACTCATTCGTCAGTGGTCTGAAGAAAACAAAATGTTAATTTCTGATCCTCAGTTAGCAGCCTCTATACAGTCAGCACAAATTTTTCAAAAAGATGGAAAGTTTGATGAAGCGACTTACAACGAAGTTTTGTCAAGAAATGGATTAAATGTTGCGCGTTTTGAATATGAACAGCGTCAATTTTTGATTGAATCTCAATTTTCAAATCTCACACAAGCGTCAGCTTTCACAACTGATTGGGAAGTCGAACAATTAGCAAAGTTACAAGGTCAAGAACGCCAAGTAAATTATTTACGAATTGATCAACGCCCATTTTTGAAAACGGCAGTTGTATCGGATGATGAAATTAAAGCTTTCTATGAAGAGAATTCGACTGCTTATATTATTCCAGAAAAAGTCAAAATTGATTATGTTGAACTGTCTCAAGCAGAGTTAGCGAAGAAAATTGCCTATACGGATGATGATTTACAATCTTTTTACGATAAGAATAAAGGTTTGTTTTCAACTCCTGAAAAGCGTCAAGCACGTCACATTTTGATTCGTGTGGATGCTGCAGCCGGTGAAACACTAGAGCAGGCTGAGAAAACGATTAAAGAAATTCAAGATAAGTTAGCAGCGGGTGAAGAGTTTGCAGAGTTAGCAAAAGCTTATTCGCAAGACCCAGGCTCAGCAGCTACTGGTGGTGATTTAGGAAGTTTTGAACAAGGGATGATGGTCACAGAATTTGACGATGCTGTTTTCTCTATGAAAGAAGGTCAAACCAGTGAGCCGGTAAAGACAGACTTTGGTCTTCACCTAATCAAGCTTGAAAAAATTATCCCACTTAGTGTTAAGCCTTTAGCTGAGGTTAAGGCTGATGTCATAACCCAGTTCCAAAATCAAGAAGCTGAAAAAGAGTATTTTGAACTGTTAGAACAGATGAATACTTTAGTATATGAACAAGGTGACTCGTTGGCTCCAGTGGCTGAGGCCTTAGGTCTAAAAGTTTCAACGACTGAATTCTTTGGAAGAGAAGGTGGTTTAGGTTCATCAGATAAAGTCACGTCGAATGGCAAAGTTATTAAAGCGGCATTCTCAGATTTAGTTCTCAAAGATGGTCTGAATAGTGAAGCGATTGAAATGAGTCCAAAAGATTCTGTTGCAATTCGTTTAAATGAGTATCAACCAGAACGTCAGCAAGCATTGTCGGAAGTTTCAGAAGATATTAAAGCTGAACTGACACGTGAAAAAGCAGTGAATGAAGCTAAAGCTTTGGCGGAATCGATTTTGGTTAAACTCCAAGAAGGTGAGTTGCCAGAGTCCGTTGCGCAAGATGGTATTGAGTGGCACCAAGTAGGATGGATTGATCGCAATTCTCAGCAGTTATTACCTCAAATGGTTCAAGCCTTCTTCAGCGTGAAGAAACCGGTTGAAGGTCAGGCAGAGTGGAAGTTATTTCAGCTTTCAACAGGCGATACAACCTTGTTACAAGTCACTGGTGTGAAGAGTAATGAAATGGCTGAAGAGGCAAAAGCGCCATTAATGGAAGCGTTCAATGAGCTTAATGCTAACTCAGAATTAAATGCGCGTTTGCAGATGATGAAAGCGAATGCTGAAATTCGTAAACTGGATAATTATTTAACGATTAAATAA
- a CDS encoding IS3 family transposase (programmed frameshift) has translation MSSNTKRTQRDYSLAFKLSVVDQVEKGEMTYKQAQAHYGIQGRSTVLVWLRKHGKLNWSDANAINRHLRGIIMPTTKAEKTPEQRIKELEQELAEEKLKAQFFEGVVKVMKEDFGVSLNKKAVSRVIDQKQIQGLNISNACRFLQISRQAYYQGLQRQRLKEKQYRMILDFVQAIRISQPRIGTRKLHNLLLAKAQEGLKIGRDKLFDLLRWQRLLVPNKRAYHKTTHSHHRFYKHPNLIKEQGQRRLAKAPEKLWVADITYLPVQHGQAYLSLVTDACSRKIVGYHVHDTLHAQPVLQALKNAVKNRLGKGALIHHSDRGIQYCSKPYQVFHEKHGIICSMTDGYDCYQNALAERVNGILKNEFLLTKPKDVDQARQMVKESIEIYNTQRPHLALKYKTPDEVHRAFFT, from the exons ATGTCTTCAAACACTAAGCGCACACAGCGCGATTATTCCCTCGCTTTTAAATTGTCCGTTGTAGACCAAGTCGAAAAAGGCGAAATGACTTATAAACAAGCGCAAGCACATTATGGTATCCAAGGACGATCTACCGTTTTAGTTTGGCTTAGAAAGCATGGTAAGTTAAATTGGTCTGACGCCAACGCCATTAACCGACATCTTCGAGGAATCATTATGCCGACGACTAAAGCTGAAAAGACGCCAGAGCAGCGCATTAAAGAGCTTGAACAAGAACTCGCCGAAGAAAAACTCAAAGCCCAATTCTTTGAAGGCGTCGTCAAAGTCATGAAAGAGGACTTTGGAGTTAGCTTGA ACAAAAAAGCGGTTAGCCGAGTTATCGATCAAAAACAGATCCAAGGGCTCAACATAAGCAATGCTTGTCGATTCTTACAGATAAGCCGTCAGGCTTACTACCAAGGATTACAAAGGCAGCGGCTCAAAGAAAAGCAATACCGGATGATTCTGGATTTTGTACAAGCGATACGTATCAGCCAGCCGCGGATTGGTACCCGAAAGCTACACAACTTGCTATTAGCTAAAGCCCAAGAAGGATTGAAGATTGGACGAGACAAGTTGTTTGACTTGTTACGTTGGCAGCGTTTATTAGTGCCTAATAAGCGAGCCTATCATAAAACCACGCACAGTCATCATCGGTTTTATAAGCACCCCAATCTCATCAAAGAGCAGGGGCAAAGGCGTTTAGCCAAAGCGCCAGAGAAACTCTGGGTTGCAGACATTACCTATTTACCAGTACAACACGGCCAGGCCTATCTCAGCTTAGTCACCGATGCCTGTTCTCGTAAGATCGTTGGCTACCATGTGCACGACACTTTGCATGCTCAACCAGTCCTTCAGGCATTAAAGAACGCAGTGAAAAATAGATTAGGAAAAGGGGCACTCATTCATCACTCGGATAGAGGGATTCAGTACTGTTCAAAACCTTATCAAGTGTTCCATGAAAAACATGGCATTATCTGTTCGATGACGGATGGTTATGATTGCTATCAAAACGCTTTGGCGGAGAGAGTGAACGGGATTCTGAAGAATGAGTTTTTATTAACCAAGCCAAAGGATGTTGATCAGGCTCGACAAATGGTGAAAGAGTCGATTGAAATCTACAATACTCAACGTCCACACTTGGCGTTAAAATACAAAACGCCCGATGAAGTTCATCGAGCGTTTTTTACCTGA
- a CDS encoding methyl-accepting chemotaxis protein gives MLLDYKKPSILRNMLLTFVGAGLAMGVVFPVFASIFVTYKPGMLLWFVIACILAGISIGFFNYWLLKKMLLTRLMRIGEVANAISKNDISHTCTMESHDFIGEMAQSFNRMGENLRFMVNRIAHMTEELKTASSGMLDVSQNTHQSVTTQKSRTEKITESINTMNANAIAMSESTLSASNAAKEAENATANGTEIVQSTIHTIHSLAEEVEKTAGVIQNLKQDTQNISTVLSVIKDISEQTNLLALNAAIEAARAGEHGRGFAVVADEVRGLAAKTQESAIQIESMVSQFQSVAGKAVKVMKNGQDKAYEGVDHANQAGEALLSIAQAVKTITEMNLQIEQAAQSQKSHNEVVLHNMQDIHEVGGNVTQGADHTAHACQNVSAHAEELHKLISQFKTH, from the coding sequence GTGTTATTAGATTACAAAAAACCAAGTATTTTACGAAATATGCTCTTAACATTTGTTGGAGCAGGACTTGCAATGGGAGTGGTTTTCCCAGTTTTCGCAAGTATTTTTGTGACTTACAAACCCGGCATGCTTTTATGGTTTGTCATTGCATGTATTCTTGCGGGTATTTCTATTGGCTTCTTTAACTATTGGCTACTCAAAAAAATGTTACTAACCCGTCTCATGAGAATTGGTGAAGTTGCCAATGCCATCAGTAAAAACGATATCTCGCATACCTGCACAATGGAAAGTCATGACTTTATTGGGGAAATGGCACAAAGCTTTAACCGAATGGGGGAGAACCTTCGGTTTATGGTCAATCGTATTGCCCACATGACTGAAGAGCTTAAAACCGCCTCCTCAGGGATGCTCGATGTTTCACAGAATACCCACCAAAGTGTTACCACCCAAAAATCACGCACTGAAAAAATTACTGAATCAATTAACACCATGAATGCCAATGCTATTGCTATGTCAGAAAGTACCCTATCGGCAAGCAATGCCGCAAAAGAGGCAGAAAATGCCACGGCTAATGGAACCGAAATTGTTCAGTCGACAATTCATACCATTCATTCGCTTGCTGAAGAAGTTGAAAAAACCGCTGGTGTCATCCAAAACCTCAAACAAGATACTCAAAACATTTCAACAGTACTTTCAGTCATTAAAGATATTTCCGAACAGACAAATTTATTGGCATTGAATGCAGCAATTGAAGCGGCACGGGCCGGAGAACATGGACGAGGGTTTGCTGTCGTTGCAGATGAAGTTCGCGGACTTGCCGCCAAAACGCAGGAGTCCGCGATTCAAATCGAATCGATGGTGAGTCAATTTCAATCGGTTGCAGGTAAAGCCGTAAAAGTGATGAAAAATGGGCAAGATAAAGCCTACGAAGGTGTTGATCATGCAAACCAAGCAGGCGAAGCATTGTTGTCTATTGCTCAAGCCGTGAAAACCATCACCGAGATGAATCTTCAAATTGAGCAAGCTGCACAATCTCAAAAATCCCATAATGAAGTTGTCCTACATAATATGCAAGATATTCATGAGGTTGGAGGAAATGTGACCCAAGGGGCTGATCACACGGCTCATGCCTGTCAAAATGTCAGTGCTCATGCAGAAGAGCTGCACAAATTAATCAGCCAATTTAAAACACACTAA
- a CDS encoding cupin domain-containing protein, giving the protein MTIEIIHADNPKQPEQLKQLGVLDWSIWEKEASEFPWHYDQKEVCYLLEGQVTFTPENGDPVTFGKGDLVTFPAGMNCHWHIHKDVKKHYQFF; this is encoded by the coding sequence ATGACCATTGAAATCATTCATGCTGATAATCCAAAACAACCGGAGCAACTCAAACAACTTGGTGTTTTAGATTGGTCCATTTGGGAAAAAGAAGCCTCAGAATTTCCGTGGCATTACGATCAAAAAGAAGTCTGTTATTTATTAGAAGGCCAAGTAACCTTCACCCCTGAAAATGGTGATCCAGTGACATTTGGCAAAGGTGATTTAGTAACTTTTCCGGCCGGTATGAACTGCCATTGGCATATTCATAAAGACGTAAAAAAACACTATCAATTTTTTTGA
- the hflD gene encoding high frequency lysogenization protein HflD, producing MTDYTQNDKTLALAGIYQAAQMVYELATTGKTDEQAFKASLHSLFVENPSSTLEVYGDSVNDIQLGIHTLTAQMKSDQAKQTRNIEITRYVLSLMILQKKLKQTDGLQKISNVLETAKAQQEHFGDLHENVIATVARAYSENVSTLHPRIMVNGHHGHLNNQRIANKIRALLLAGLRSAVLWYQVGGSRWGLIWSRKKYLQTAQAFYRPNYNYLQNRLQEDQTKQESQSNVGGWYKGEGESETSQPENTKEIENKPDSESENSSYQSIFKDADKTAEVDKKPETSKSPTNDSNVIPLESGSTKDKNKDEKNDH from the coding sequence ATGACTGACTATACACAAAACGATAAAACCCTAGCTTTAGCTGGTATTTATCAAGCCGCTCAAATGGTTTATGAACTTGCAACAACCGGCAAAACAGATGAACAAGCCTTTAAAGCTTCACTGCACAGCCTGTTTGTAGAAAATCCAAGCAGCACACTCGAAGTTTATGGTGATTCAGTCAATGACATTCAGCTTGGAATTCACACACTGACGGCGCAAATGAAATCGGACCAAGCAAAGCAAACTCGCAATATTGAAATCACTCGATATGTTTTAAGCTTAATGATTTTGCAGAAAAAACTAAAACAGACCGACGGATTACAAAAAATCTCTAATGTGCTTGAAACAGCCAAAGCGCAACAAGAACACTTTGGGGATTTACATGAAAATGTCATCGCAACCGTTGCTCGTGCCTACAGTGAGAATGTCAGCACACTTCACCCAAGAATTATGGTTAACGGTCATCATGGACATTTAAATAACCAACGCATTGCCAATAAGATTCGTGCCCTTCTTCTAGCGGGATTACGTTCCGCTGTTTTGTGGTATCAAGTTGGCGGTTCACGCTGGGGTTTAATTTGGTCTCGCAAAAAATATTTACAAACTGCTCAGGCTTTTTATCGTCCGAATTACAACTATTTACAAAACCGGTTGCAAGAGGACCAAACCAAGCAAGAGAGTCAATCGAATGTGGGTGGGTGGTATAAAGGTGAAGGTGAAAGTGAAACCTCTCAGCCAGAAAATACTAAAGAAATAGAGAACAAACCGGATTCTGAATCCGAAAACTCAAGCTATCAATCGATTTTTAAAGATGCCGACAAGACGGCTGAAGTCGACAAAAAACCAGAAACTTCAAAATCACCTACAAATGATTCGAATGTTATTCCATTAGAAAGCGGTTCTACCAAAGATAAAAATAAGGATGAAAAAAATGACCATTGA